The following proteins come from a genomic window of Megalobrama amblycephala isolate DHTTF-2021 linkage group LG1, ASM1881202v1, whole genome shotgun sequence:
- the LOC125275628 gene encoding uncharacterized protein LOC125275628, giving the protein MEYKVYLNEEAPVPAATKRRWTQNIIGAKKRRSYKTWLIPDIVEENISNDDSGDNISKSDRNCPDAHGNFSTDEENEVVSDADGNFSDADEGFSADDEGDVFSTADENFPQTHIVRNHSAVCEGSTEEREECASEEKIYPNAKITNEESLLCILAYSLRHTTSKVALSDLLDLINLHCPDSTNGVPDSLYKFMKSFHCDTFEVQYICPSCQHFFGSEIPTHCASCNGTPGDMENLIKSGSVFIKLSISDQLRGKFQDTDFCQSLNYKWSRTKRNSQNVEDIFDGTMYKSIDALNDPKLLNISVSWNVDGVPIFKSSPFHIWPLQVTINELPPNLRAKHVILGAQYVQQYV; this is encoded by the exons ATGGAgtataaagtgtacttaaatgAAGAGGCACCTGTTCCCGCAGCTACAAAAAGGCGATGGACACAGAATATAATAG gaGCAAAAAAGAGAAGATCATACAAGACATGGCTTATTCCCGATATAGTTGAA GAAAACATTTCCAATGATGACAGTGGTGACAATATCAGCAAATCTGACAGGAACTGCCCTGATGCTCAT GGAAACTTTTCTACTGATGAAGAGAATGAGGTCGTCAGCGATGCTGATGGAAACTTTTCAGATGCTGAT GAAGGCTTTTCTGCTGATGACGAGGGTGATGTTTTTAGTACAGCTGATGAGAACTTTCCACAGACTCAT ATTGTCAGAAACCACAGTGCAGTTTGTGAGGGAAGCACAGAAGAAAGAGAGGAGTGTGCCAGTGAGGAAAAAATATATCCAAATGCCAAAATCACTAATGAAGAATCTCTGCTGTGCATACTTGCCTACAGCCTCAGGCATACAACATCCAAAGTGGCTTTGAGTGACTTGTTAGATCTTATCAATCTCCACTGTCCTGATTCAACCAATGGTGTTCCAGATAGCTTATACAAGTTCATGAAATCCTTTCACTGTGACACTTTTGAAGTCCAGTATATTTGCCCATCCTGCCAACATTTCTTTGGTAGTGAAATCCCCACCCATTGTGCTTCATGCAATGGTACCCCAGGGGACATGGAAAACTTAATCAAATCTGGCTCTGTCTTTATCAAATTATCTATTTCAGATCAATTAAGAGGTAAATTTCAAGATACAGATTTTTGTCAGTCTTTGAATTACAAATGGTCAAGGACAAAGCGCAACTCACAAAATGTTGAAGACATATTTGATGGCACTATGTACAAATCGATTGATGCACTGAATGACCCAAAATTGTTGAATATTTCAGTGTCCTGGAATGTTGATGGTGTTCCAATTTTCAAATCTTCTCCTTTTCATATCTGGCCTCTTCAAGTCACAATCAACGAGCTCCCCCCTAATCTGAGGGCAAAGCATGTCATTCTTGGCG CGCAGTATGTGCAGCAGTATGTGTAG
- the LOC125247514 gene encoding BEN domain-containing protein 6-like isoform X1, with product MNKMSKTWVLVEWREEPPTYDIVPKKDILKKKFESGDVVDVAYEEESSPATVIDIDESKDTLRRRMFRLEGKRKNQPCLQNDAKRVAKKKKTYTPTQSPSHSKTSSSDQEPPVKHQVIHRKDSMLMQEINSMESQAEEHSSRETQLEREILKLKKENENLRALNIALQQEILPMLKCSMNQDTRLVAQQPQDSSQKNPPEKTQGLGISSAVLTSCGRGGTSCSAMVKDLAVAVFGRETLATHGLSGRAGNANTGTLAKPALDQDKVVMILDTVQKKFPDVPKKFIRAALREKLNDEHKLRVRKTV from the exons ATGAAT aaaatgagcaaaacATGGGTTCTGGTGGAATGGAGGGAGGAGCCTCCCACCTATGATATTGTCCCTAAAAAGGAcatactaaaaaaaaagtttgaatctGGAGATGTTGTGGATGTGGCTTATGAAGAGGAAAGTTCCCCAGCCACAGTTATAGATATTGATG AGAGCAAAGATACCCTCAGGAGGAGGATGTTTAGGCTAGAGGGGAAAAGAAAAAATCAGccatgtttgcaaaatgatgcAAAAAGAgtagcaaagaaaaaaaaaacgtacactCCAACTCAGTCCCCATCTCACTCCAAAACGTCCTCATCTGATCAAGAGCCTCCAGTCAAACATCAA GTCATCCACCGAAAGGACAGTATGTTAATGCAAGAGATTAACAGCATGGAGAGTCAAGCTGAAGAGCATTCAAGCCGAGAAACTCAACTTGAGAGAGAAAttctcaaattaaaaaaagaaaatgagaatCTAAGAGCACTTAATATAGCTCTGCAACaag aaattcttCCAATGCTCAAGTGCAGCATGAACCAGGACACTCGTCTTGTTGCTCAACAACCACAAGATTCAAGTCAGAAGAATCCCCCTGAAAAG ACACAGGGGCTAGGAATTAGTTCAGCTGTACTGACAAGTTGTGGACGGGGGGGCACATCATGTTCTGCCATGGTGAAAGATCTGGCAGTGGCAGTGTTTGGGAGAGAGACACTGGCCACACATGGGCTGTCTGGAAGGGCTGGCAATGCTAACACAGGCACTTTGGCAAAGCCAGCTCTTGACCAGGACAAAGTTGTAATGATCCTAG ACACAGTACAAAAAAAGTTCCCAGATGTTCCAAAAAAGTTCATCAGGGCAGCACTAAGAGAAAAGTTAAATGATGAGCACAAGTTACGAGTAAG gAAAACAGTGTAG
- the LOC125247514 gene encoding BEN domain-containing protein 6-like isoform X2 produces the protein MSKTWVLVEWREEPPTYDIVPKKDILKKKFESGDVVDVAYEEESSPATVIDIDESKDTLRRRMFRLEGKRKNQPCLQNDAKRVAKKKKTYTPTQSPSHSKTSSSDQEPPVKHQVIHRKDSMLMQEINSMESQAEEHSSRETQLEREILKLKKENENLRALNIALQQEILPMLKCSMNQDTRLVAQQPQDSSQKNPPEKTQGLGISSAVLTSCGRGGTSCSAMVKDLAVAVFGRETLATHGLSGRAGNANTGTLAKPALDQDKVVMILDTVQKKFPDVPKKFIRAALREKLNDEHKLRVRKTV, from the exons atgagcaaaacATGGGTTCTGGTGGAATGGAGGGAGGAGCCTCCCACCTATGATATTGTCCCTAAAAAGGAcatactaaaaaaaaagtttgaatctGGAGATGTTGTGGATGTGGCTTATGAAGAGGAAAGTTCCCCAGCCACAGTTATAGATATTGATG AGAGCAAAGATACCCTCAGGAGGAGGATGTTTAGGCTAGAGGGGAAAAGAAAAAATCAGccatgtttgcaaaatgatgcAAAAAGAgtagcaaagaaaaaaaaaacgtacactCCAACTCAGTCCCCATCTCACTCCAAAACGTCCTCATCTGATCAAGAGCCTCCAGTCAAACATCAA GTCATCCACCGAAAGGACAGTATGTTAATGCAAGAGATTAACAGCATGGAGAGTCAAGCTGAAGAGCATTCAAGCCGAGAAACTCAACTTGAGAGAGAAAttctcaaattaaaaaaagaaaatgagaatCTAAGAGCACTTAATATAGCTCTGCAACaag aaattcttCCAATGCTCAAGTGCAGCATGAACCAGGACACTCGTCTTGTTGCTCAACAACCACAAGATTCAAGTCAGAAGAATCCCCCTGAAAAG ACACAGGGGCTAGGAATTAGTTCAGCTGTACTGACAAGTTGTGGACGGGGGGGCACATCATGTTCTGCCATGGTGAAAGATCTGGCAGTGGCAGTGTTTGGGAGAGAGACACTGGCCACACATGGGCTGTCTGGAAGGGCTGGCAATGCTAACACAGGCACTTTGGCAAAGCCAGCTCTTGACCAGGACAAAGTTGTAATGATCCTAG ACACAGTACAAAAAAAGTTCCCAGATGTTCCAAAAAAGTTCATCAGGGCAGCACTAAGAGAAAAGTTAAATGATGAGCACAAGTTACGAGTAAG gAAAACAGTGTAG
- the LOC125275680 gene encoding zinc finger protein 431-like: protein TQCGKSFTAKYLERHMRVHTGEKPFTCDQCGKSFTTKQSLEHHMRIHTGEKPYVCRQCGNNFPYNKSLHVHMRIHTGEKPFRCDQCGKTFLYLSHLKRHLTVHTKEKPHSCSVCGKSFSQLQTLQAHQKIHTGVREYMCFECEKTFTTGGDLKKHQRIHTGEKPYMCLHCDRRFIYSSSLKKHERIHTGEKPYMCLHCDKRFSCSSSLKKHERIHTGEKPYKCSHCDKRFSCSSHQKTHERIHTGEKPYKCSHCDKRFSVSGHLKRHERIHRKKQKEAAHLN, encoded by the coding sequence actcagtgtgggaagagtttcacggCTAAATATCTTGAGcgtcacatgagagttcatactggagagaagccgtttacatgtgatcaatgtggaaagagtttcacaaccaaacaaagtcttgagcatcacatgagaattcacactggagagaagccgtatgTATGCAGACAATGTGGAAACAATTTCCCATACAATAAAAGTCTTCAtgttcacatgaggatccacactggagagaagccgttcagatgtgatcaatgtgggaaaaCATTTCTTTATCTATCACACCTGAAGAGACACCTGACAGTTCATACGAAGGAGaaaccacattcatgttctgtgtgtggaaagagtttttcacagctgCAAACTTTACAAGCACATCAGAAaatacacactggtgtgagagagtacatgtgctttgagtgtgagaagacttttactacagggggcgatttaaaaaaacaccagaggattcacactggagaaaaaccttacatgTGTTTACACTGTGACAGGAGATTCATTTattcatcatctctgaaaaaacatgagaggatccacactggagaaaaaccttacatgtgtttacactgtgacaagagattcagttgtTCATCATCTCTAAAAaaacatgagaggatccacactggagaaaaaccttacaagtgttcacactgtgacaagagattcagttgtTCATCACAtcagaaaacacatgagaggatccacactggagaaaaaccttacaagtgttcacactgtgacaagagattcagtgtgtCAGGACAtctgaaaagacatgagaggatccacagaaAGAAGCAGAAAGAAGCTGCACACTTAAATTAG